TCCGTTTTGTGCGCAGTAAACTGGGCGGGCTATGGATTATTATCAGTCCCTTGGCGCAGATCGCTATTTATGCCATCGTCTTATCCAGCGTGTTGTCTGCCAAATTGCAAGGCGTCGAAAATACGCATGCCTATGCTATTTATCTGATTACCGGCATTTTTGCCTGGAGTTTTTTCTCGGAAATCATGAGCCGGTGTCTGACGGTCTATCTCGATAATGCCAATCTGATTAAAAAAATCCGCTTTCCAAAGAGTGCGCTGCCCATCATTATCCTCGGCGGCAGCCTGATGAATAGTCTATTTTTATTCATGGCTGTAGTCGTTATTTACATGATCATGGGGCATTATCCAGATATACATTATTGGGCGCTCATCCCGGTCACGCTGGTGATGATGCTGTTTGCCATGGGCGTGGGGCTGATTTTAGGGGTGTTAAATGTGTTTATCCGCGATATCAGTCAGATCTTCCCGATACTGCTGCAATTAGGCTTCTGGTTAACACCGATTATTTATCCGATTAATATCTTGCCCGAGTCAGTGCAGTATTTGGTGCAATTTAATCCGTTATTTCATCTGATGGACAGCTATCATCAAATCATGGTGTATCAGGCGTATCCCGATTGGCAATCACTGGGCGTGATGCTGCTCATCAGCTTGGGCTTATTAGCGCTTGCAATGACCTTGGTGCGGCGATCCGGCCCGCAAATGGTTGACGTGTTATGACCTTATTATCGGTCAAAAATCTGAGTAAAACCTATGTGCAATATCGATCTGAGTTGCATCGTATCGCCAGTTGGTTCGGTTGGCGCAATGCGCCGGTAACCACGATACCGGTATTGCAGGACATCAGTTTTGATATCAGCCAAGGGGAATCGGTAGGCATTATTGGTCAGAATGGTGCCGGTAAATCCACTTTGCTCAAGCTGATTGTTGGCACTTTGCAAAAAACATCGGGTGATATCAACCAGTATGGGCGTATCTCTGCGATTCTGGAATTGGGCATGGGCTTTAATCCGGATTTGACTGGCAGGCAAAACGTACGTCATGCGGCAGGTTTGATGGGGTTTCATCCCAATGAAATTGAGACCATGCTGCCCGACATCGAAGACTTCGCTGAAATTGGTGACAAATTTGATGCTCCGGTGCGGACGTATTCTACTGGTATGCAAATGCGGGTGGCGTTTGCGGTAGCCACGGCAGTGCGGCCAGATTTGCTGATAATTGATGAAGCTTTATCAGTGGGTGATAGCTATTTTCAGCATAAAAGCTTCGATCGCATCAAAGACTTTACCCGGCGTGGCACTTCTCTGTTAATTGTTTCGCATGACATTAACGCTGTTTTATCCTTATGTAATCGCGCAATTTTATTGGATAACGGCAAGCTGCTGCGCGATGGTGAGCCGGAAATGATTATGGATTATTACAATGCCATTATCGCTAAAAAAGAACGCAGCAAATTACAGGTGACACAAGTTGCCGATGGCCGGCAGCAGATCATTTCCGGGACGGGAGAAGTCCGGATCGAAAAAGTCCGACTCTGTGGAGAGGATGGCGCTGATATCAGCAATGTGCCCATTGGCGAACAGGTCACGTTGGAAGTCGCGACTTATGTCGAACAAGCGGTTGATGAGCTGGTGGTGGGCTACATGATCAAAGACCGACTGGGTCAGCAGGTCTTTGGTACGAATACCCACTATCTCAAAGCGACGTTGCATGATTTGAAGCCGGGCGACACACCGATTATTCGATTTACGTTTGAGGCCAATATGGGCGCTGGTAGTTATGCCGTCACTGTCGCCTTGCATAGCAGTGAAAATCATCTCAATGATAATTATGAGTGGCGTGATATGGCGCTGGTTTTTTCTGTCATTAGCCTGCAAAAACTGACTTTTTTTGGTTATAACTGGCTACCACCGACGGTGACGACCACTACCGATAAATCAGCGTAAATCATGTCTTGCAACGTGATGAACGATCAGTAAAAGGGTTGGGTTTACCACCATGCATATTTTGTTACTGACTACTTATCCGGTCGCAGTGCCTCGACATGGCGGGCAGATTCGGGCAGCAGAAATTGCCCGCTTTTATCGTCAGCAAGGGCATTCAGTGCAAGTCGCGGGTGTGCTTGGTTCGGCAACCTATGCATCGGCACCCGGCTTTGTGCCTTTCCCGGATGAAAAACAATTGAATCAATGGGCGGATCCGCTGTTTCTGATGGAAGATGTCGCCATCGGTGAACACTTTTTGAAAAATGATGATGCCTTTGCCGCCCTCAGTCGTGTCATTCAACCCGTTCCTGATGTTATTCATGTCGAACAACCGTGGCTAATGGGCTTTGCTCAGCGGTTTATTCAACAAACGCACGCTAGTGCTCCGTTGATTTACGGTTCGCAAAATATTGAAGCGCCATTGAAGGCGGCCATTGTCAAAACCTACTATGGTCAGCAGATCGCGGAAAATCAGGCACAGCAAGTCAGGGCGATGGAAAATGCGGCCATTGAAATGGCGGATTCGGTGAGCTGTGTTTCGGAAGAAGATGCGCTGTACACGCGGCAACGCACGTCAAAACCGGTTGTGGTTGCACCCAATGGGGTCACAGAATGCCATGCCGATAAAGCTGCCTTTGCCGCTGCGGCCAAGATGAGCCAGGGTCGGCAATATGCGTTGTATTGTGCCAGTGCGCATCCACCGAATATTCACGGTTTTTTTGACTGGTTAGGTGGCAGTAACGGTGCGTTAGATCACGACCAGCGTATTATCGTCGCAGGCTCTGCCGGGCAAGCCATTCAGGATGATGACCGTTTTCATCAATCGCCGGGGTTACCAGCAGTCTTTATTCAGGCCGGATTGGTTGATGACAGCACGTTAGCAGGATTAATTGCTGGCGCACATGCCATGATTCTGCCAATTAGCGCCGGTGGCGGCACTAATTTAAAAACAGCCGAAGCCCTTTACAGTGGACAACATGTGTTGGCATCGCCAAAAGCCATGCGCGGATTTGAGCCTTTTGAAAACGATGCCGGTGTGGTCATTGCGGAATCCGCCGGTCAATTCAAGCGACAACTTCGCCACATGATGGCACAACCACCCTTGCAGCTTGATGCAACAGCACGTCAATCACGTCAGTCATTACGCTGGTCACACTGTTTGCAACCCTTGGGAGATCTGATTTCATGAGTCAACCCGTTATCTGGGTCAACATTACCACCAGCTATCACTGGCAACGTGCCGCGGTTGGTATTGTGCGCGTTGAATCAGAATTGGCTAGTCACTTACCGTCTGTGTTTTCGGATGCGAAAGTGAAATATTGCATTTGGGACAATGATCGTTTTGTCGAAGTTACCCAGCGCAAACATCCGCAAAAACAGGCAAAACCGGTCACACCAACAGCGGCACCACAAGCGTATCGAAGTCCGCTTAGTAAACGCGATGCTCTAAAGCATATTGCCGCTGGTTTTCTCGCGCTGCTACCGGGACGTTGGCAACCCTTTGTTCGTCGAAGCTTAATTCGGATGAATCAGTTGCGACACCGGGTAATACAACGTTGGCAGCAGTGGCGTGCCATGAAAGCCAAACCGGCCCCAACGCGACCGGCTAAAGCCAAGACAGACCCAAAGCCGACCTCTACGATCTTTGCGCCAGGAGAGGTGCTGATTACCGTCGGACTGGACTGGAATTACCCGTATCGCCCGGAACTGCGCAAACTGAAAGCACAACAAGGCCTGCGTATCGTCAGTTGTTGTTATGACCTGATACCAGTCTATTATCCGCAATACTGTGTCGGTGATGTCGCTTCTGTCTTCAGCGAATATTTTCTGGATATGGCGCGGCTGTCGGATTTAATCATGTGTATTTCCGAGCAGACTCGGCAGGATTTGCGCAGTCACTTGCTGGATGCCGGCGCACCGTTGCCGCCGGCAGAGGTGTTTCGACTCGGTGATGACAGTGTTGCCGAAACCGTCGACAAGCCGCTTGATGACGAGATAGCGACCATCATGGCAGCGCCCTATATCCTGTTTGTCTCTACCATCGAACGACGCAAAAATCATCAAGTGTTGTATCTGGCTTATCATTTGCTGGCGAAAGCCGGTCATATTAATGACATACCACAAATGGTCTGGGTGGGGATGCCCGGCTGGGGCACGTCAGAGTTACTGGAAGATGTGCGTTTGGATCCGCTGCTGAAAGGCAAAATCACGTTATGTCATCATGTCAGTGATGCCGCTTTGGCGGCACTTTATCAGCAGGCGACATTGACGGTATTCCCGTCTTATTACGAGGGCTGGGGATTGCCGGTCGCAGAGTCATTGGCGCATGGCACACCAGTAATCAGTTCCGATCGTGGCTCACTGCCCGAAGTCGGCGGTGATTGGGTGCAATATTGTGACCCGATGACGCCACAGGCTTGGGCGAATGCGATTTTACATTGGTCGCGTAATCCTGCTGCTTTGCAGGACTGGCGCGACCAACTGCGTGCCGCGTATCGGCCACAACCCTGGTCGGCGGCAATCACCGAAATTGCAACGTCGATTCAAGCCATATTGGCGCAACCTGCTATCAGTCATACTGGCTACGCGGGTTACGACATGACTTGCTTGGCAGGTTATCAGGCGGGTTCAACGATTATCAGTGAACAACCTGCCAATCCGCTTTGTCGCAGTCGGGCTTATCGCCTTGCCCCCGGCGGGTATCAACTGACGATTTGGGCCGATGCCACTACGCAACAAAATTTGAGTGTGCGCTTAATTAGCGATGATTTGGTGTTGCTTGAAGAAAATTTGCCATGGGATAAGGAAACCAGCGAACAATCATGTCGCTTTCAAGTTGACTCAACCGCTATGGTGCAATTACTGATTGGCCATGATGGACCGGCGTTAACCTGCCGACAGTTTCGCTTTGAACCGGTGACAGACTGATGGGCTATTTGCGCCTGTTTCTGGCCTGGCTGGTGTTATTGTCACATATCAACTGGCGGGTGGATGGTCTGAATCCCGGCGTATTTGCTGTGGTCATTTTTTATCTGCTGGCCGGCTCTGTGGTGACGCACCTTTGGCATGATGTGATGACGCCCGGCCCCGGTAAATTGCGCCGCTTTTATCAGGATCGGTTTTTACGCATTTATCCCATGTATGCCTATGCCATGTTACTGACTTTGCTGTTTTTGCTTTATACGGGGTTCGGTCAGCCACAATACCAGCCACTGGCCTTGTTCAATAACCTGATTATGATTCCACTGAACTATTACATGGTGATCGATAGCACCGTTATGACTAATCCGGCCTGGAATCTGGTGCCACCGGCATGGTCTTTGGCTGTTGAGGTGCAGGTGTATCTGTTATTGCCATTTTTACTGTTGCGCCCGGCGTGGGCAGGGCTGGCCTTCGTCGCCAGCCTGATAGTCTATATGCTGGCGAATCTGAGCCTGATTCAGCCGGACTATTTTGGTTATCGGTTATTACCCGGGGTGTTATTTATTTTCCTATTAGGTTCTATCTTGCAGCGGGCGCAGCAGCAACCTCGCTGGTATGGCTTTTTAGCGTTTTTTTGGCTGGCGATGGTGCTGACCTACGTTGGTTTTGCCTGGACACAGCAATTTCCAGAAGCCTATACCCGTGAGACCTTATTAGGCGTCATCATTGGCTTACCTTTGATCGCGGTACTGAATCACTGGCGGCCTAGACTGCCCGGCAATGGTTTTGCCGGACAGCTGTCCTATGGGGTATTTGTGCTGCATTTTCTAGTGATTTGGGGGCTGGCGCACTGGCAGGGTCATCACTTTAATAGCTGGCAATATGCTTTAGTGGTCACGGCATTGACCGTTTTATTGGCGCTTCCCGGTGTACTTCTCCTTGAAAAACGCATCAACCGGTGGCGATTTGCGCATAACTGAACCTGTTTATTATCAGCAGGACATGACAAAATACGCCGCAACATAGCAGGCAAACAGATCAATCCACGTTTCTGCGCATCATCTCACAGCAAGCCGCATGGGTATGGCTTATGATGGCCTTTACCGCAGCATCATGGCGGCTGTCTGACCGATGTCACAGCGGCCTGCCCAGACAACAACAAAGGAACCGACATTGAAAACGGCGATAATTACCGGGATAACGGGCCAGGACGGCGCCTACCTTGCAGAGCTGCTACTTGGCAAAGGTTACCGCGTGATAGGCACCTACCGTCGCAGCAGCTCCGTCAACTTCTGGCGTCTCGATATGCTTGGCGTTCGCCACCACCCGGATCTGCAACTTCGCGAATTTGACCTGACCGACCTCAGCAACTGCATTCGGCTGTTATCAGACAGCCAACCAGACGAAGTCTACAACCTGGCAGCACAAAGCTTTGTTGGCGTCTCCTTTGAACAACCGTTGACCACTGCCGACATCAGCGGTATTGGTGTCTTAAACCTGCTGGAAGCC
The genomic region above belongs to Methylophaga frappieri and contains:
- a CDS encoding ABC transporter permease — encoded protein: MLRSIWHYRGFIFSSIRHEFRLRFVRSKLGGLWIIISPLAQIAIYAIVLSSVLSAKLQGVENTHAYAIYLITGIFAWSFFSEIMSRCLTVYLDNANLIKKIRFPKSALPIIILGGSLMNSLFLFMAVVVIYMIMGHYPDIHYWALIPVTLVMMLFAMGVGLILGVLNVFIRDISQIFPILLQLGFWLTPIIYPINILPESVQYLVQFNPLFHLMDSYHQIMVYQAYPDWQSLGVMLLISLGLLALAMTLVRRSGPQMVDVL
- a CDS encoding ABC transporter ATP-binding protein — translated: MTLLSVKNLSKTYVQYRSELHRIASWFGWRNAPVTTIPVLQDISFDISQGESVGIIGQNGAGKSTLLKLIVGTLQKTSGDINQYGRISAILELGMGFNPDLTGRQNVRHAAGLMGFHPNEIETMLPDIEDFAEIGDKFDAPVRTYSTGMQMRVAFAVATAVRPDLLIIDEALSVGDSYFQHKSFDRIKDFTRRGTSLLIVSHDINAVLSLCNRAILLDNGKLLRDGEPEMIMDYYNAIIAKKERSKLQVTQVADGRQQIISGTGEVRIEKVRLCGEDGADISNVPIGEQVTLEVATYVEQAVDELVVGYMIKDRLGQQVFGTNTHYLKATLHDLKPGDTPIIRFTFEANMGAGSYAVTVALHSSENHLNDNYEWRDMALVFSVISLQKLTFFGYNWLPPTVTTTTDKSA
- a CDS encoding glycosyltransferase, giving the protein MHILLLTTYPVAVPRHGGQIRAAEIARFYRQQGHSVQVAGVLGSATYASAPGFVPFPDEKQLNQWADPLFLMEDVAIGEHFLKNDDAFAALSRVIQPVPDVIHVEQPWLMGFAQRFIQQTHASAPLIYGSQNIEAPLKAAIVKTYYGQQIAENQAQQVRAMENAAIEMADSVSCVSEEDALYTRQRTSKPVVVAPNGVTECHADKAAFAAAAKMSQGRQYALYCASAHPPNIHGFFDWLGGSNGALDHDQRIIVAGSAGQAIQDDDRFHQSPGLPAVFIQAGLVDDSTLAGLIAGAHAMILPISAGGGTNLKTAEALYSGQHVLASPKAMRGFEPFENDAGVVIAESAGQFKRQLRHMMAQPPLQLDATARQSRQSLRWSHCLQPLGDLIS
- a CDS encoding glycosyltransferase family 4 protein gives rise to the protein MSQPVIWVNITTSYHWQRAAVGIVRVESELASHLPSVFSDAKVKYCIWDNDRFVEVTQRKHPQKQAKPVTPTAAPQAYRSPLSKRDALKHIAAGFLALLPGRWQPFVRRSLIRMNQLRHRVIQRWQQWRAMKAKPAPTRPAKAKTDPKPTSTIFAPGEVLITVGLDWNYPYRPELRKLKAQQGLRIVSCCYDLIPVYYPQYCVGDVASVFSEYFLDMARLSDLIMCISEQTRQDLRSHLLDAGAPLPPAEVFRLGDDSVAETVDKPLDDEIATIMAAPYILFVSTIERRKNHQVLYLAYHLLAKAGHINDIPQMVWVGMPGWGTSELLEDVRLDPLLKGKITLCHHVSDAALAALYQQATLTVFPSYYEGWGLPVAESLAHGTPVISSDRGSLPEVGGDWVQYCDPMTPQAWANAILHWSRNPAALQDWRDQLRAAYRPQPWSAAITEIATSIQAILAQPAISHTGYAGYDMTCLAGYQAGSTIISEQPANPLCRSRAYRLAPGGYQLTIWADATTQQNLSVRLISDDLVLLEENLPWDKETSEQSCRFQVDSTAMVQLLIGHDGPALTCRQFRFEPVTD
- a CDS encoding acyltransferase family protein, with amino-acid sequence MGYLRLFLAWLVLLSHINWRVDGLNPGVFAVVIFYLLAGSVVTHLWHDVMTPGPGKLRRFYQDRFLRIYPMYAYAMLLTLLFLLYTGFGQPQYQPLALFNNLIMIPLNYYMVIDSTVMTNPAWNLVPPAWSLAVEVQVYLLLPFLLLRPAWAGLAFVASLIVYMLANLSLIQPDYFGYRLLPGVLFIFLLGSILQRAQQQPRWYGFLAFFWLAMVLTYVGFAWTQQFPEAYTRETLLGVIIGLPLIAVLNHWRPRLPGNGFAGQLSYGVFVLHFLVIWGLAHWQGHHFNSWQYALVVTALTVLLALPGVLLLEKRINRWRFAHN